CAACCGCGTCAACAACCGAACCGCGCGCAACCAGCAGTCCCGCGCCGCGGCGGTGCGGCCGTATCGCAGGTGTGCGGTGCCCAGTTCCGAGAGCACATCCGCGGCCTCATACTCCTCATCCATCGCGAAGAACATGTCCACCGCCTCGGACAGGCACTCGATTCCCTCCACATGCCGACCCAAACCGAGCAAGGCGCGGGCTCGGGCGGCCAGCGAGAAGCGGCCCTGCGGCAGATCGTCCGGCGGGACCAGGGCCAGCGCCTCGTCCGCGAGCGACAGCGCCTGCGGGTAGTCCCCCATCATCGCGCACAGATCGCCCAGCGCGCGCAAAACGTTCGCCTCCACCGAGGTGAATCCCAGTTCCCTCGTGATTTCCAGCGACCGCAGGCCGTGCCGGTAAGCTTCCGGGAAATCTTCGATGTCCTGCGCGGTCATCGCTAGGTTGTAGCGCGCCCGAGCCTCCCCGGGAAGCGAGCCCAGTTCCAGCTGCACCGCCAGCGCTTGCTCCAGATATTCGCGCGCCAGCACGTAATTCCGGGCGACTCCCTCGATCACGCCCAGTCCATTGAGGATCGCCGCTTCCCCGTGCCGCTCACCGGATTTCCGCGCGGCTCGCAGGCCGATCTCGAAGACGTGTCGCCATTCGTCGACGCGGGCGCGTCCGGCGAAGTAGGTGAACAGCGACCACGCCAAGCGCCAGCATTGCGCGTACCTGCCGATCCGGAACGCCCACTGGACGACCGAGAGCAAGTTTCCGTGTTCCTCGACGAACCAGGCCAGCGCCTGGTGAAAGTCGGAAAACTCGGCCGCGTTTTCGGCGGGGATCGGGCCGATTTCGTCCATCAGCTGGCGCGGGCGCATGGCCAGAGCCGCGTTCCGCGCCGACGCGATGCACCAGTCGAGCAGGCGTTCGCTGGCTGCCGCGCGATCGGCGGCGGTGTCCTCCTGCTCCGACAATTCGGTGGCATAGGCGCGAATCAGGTCGTGGAACTGGTACCGGCCCGGCTTCGGCTGGGTGAGCAGGTGCGCGGAAACGAGCGTGTCGAGAGCGCCGCGAGTGTCCTTTTCGGACCATCCGTTGAGCGCGACTGCCATCCCCAGCGACAAATCCGGGCCGACCGACAGCGCCAGCAACCGCAGCAGACGGGCCGCCGAGGGGCACAAAACTCGGTAAGAATAGGAGAAGACTGTGCGGATGTTGGTTTCGTCGCCGTCGCCGAGGTCGAAGGTGCTCAATCGGCCGGCGTCCGAGGGCAGGGCGGCCACGAACTCGTCCAGCGGGAGCCGCGGGAACTGTGCGGCGCGTACGGCGAGGATTCGGATCGCCAGCGGGAGTCCGCCGCAATACTCCACGAAACGGCCAGCCGCGAGCGGATCCTCGTGCACTCGTTCGACGCCGATGGCCGAAGCGAGCAGTTCCACCGCCTCTTCGCTGTCCAATTCGGACAGAGCGATCCGCCGGGCGCCGTGGGTCGCGACCAGTCCGCGTAGTTGCCAGCGGCTCGTCACCACGACCAGGCATCCCGGGCCGGGCAGCAAATAGCGCACTTGCTCGGTGCTGTTCGCGTTGTCCAGCACGATCAACAGCCGTCGGCCGGTGGTGTAGGTGCGCCAGGTCGCCGCGCGTTCGTCCAAACCGGACGGGATCCGGTCGGCGGGCACGCCCAGCGCGATGAGCATCGTCTCCAGCGCGGCGATCGGCGACACCGGTGCGCCTGGGCCGTAGCCGCGCAGGTCCAGAAATACCTGACCGCCGGTGAAACGGTCGGCGATCTGGTGTGCGAAGTGGACGGACAGGGTCGTTTTGCCTTGTCCGCCCATGCCTTCCACCGACGCGATCGGGGTGGAAGTGCCGTCGTCGAGAGCTTCTGGCAGTAGTGCACGCAGGGCTTTCAGGTCCGCGGCTCGACCGGCGAAAGCACCCAGATCAGCCGGAAGCTGGTGCGGGATATGGGGCTCCAGAGGAGTCCGGAACCGCGTGGCCTCGTCGCCGCCCAGCACTAGCCGGTGGGCGCGCTGCAGGCCGGCACCGGGATCCAGGCCCAGTTCCTCGGCGAGCAATCCGCTGATCCGCCGGTACACGTCCAGCGCCTCGGCTTGCCGTCCGGAGCGAAGCAACGCGTACATCAGCTGCTCGTGCGGGCGTTCCCGCAACGGATGTTCGCGCGTCAGCCGTTCCAGTTCGGGCACGACAGTCTCGTACTCGCCGACCGTCAGCAGCGTCTCGGCCCACTGCTCGCGCACCCGCGTGCGCTCCTCGGCGAGCTGCCCGACCTCGTCCCGGTGCAGTGCGTCCGATTCCACGTTCTGCAGCGCCGAACCCCGCCACTGGCCTAGCGCGTCCTCGAAATAGCCCGCCGCCCGGCGGTGTTCGCCTCGTTCCGCCGCGCTGCGGCCCCGCGCCGCGAACTGGCGGAACCGACCAAGATCCACCGCGTTCTCGTCGACTTCCAACAGATAGCCGCCGCGTTCGGTGCGGATCGCCGCTCCGTCGCCGAGCGCCCGGCGCAGCCGCAGCACATACGTCTGCAGCGCACCCTTGGATCGACGCTGGTCGTCGCCCCACAGCCAGTGGCTGAGCACGTCGACCGACACGAGCCGGTTGGCTCGCAGCAGCAGTCCGGCGAGCACGATCAACGGGCGGCTGCCGCCCAGCGGCACCACCTGGTCCCCGGCCAGCACCTCGGCCGGGCCGAGCACCCGGAAGTCGAGGCCGTCCACACGTTCCATTGTGGCGTTGAGACGGCGTCGGCGGCACCTCGGTTCCCGCCCCCGCGGCGGTGGCATGATCGGCAGTCATGCAGGTTTACGCGCTCCCGCTGCACACCCGGTTCCGGGACATCACCATCCGTGAAGGGCTGTTGCTCCGCGGTGCCGCCGGCTGGGGAGAGTTCTGCCCGTTCGCGGACTACTCGGACACCGAGAGCGTCCCCTGGCTCGCCGCCGCGCTCGAAGCGAGCGAAGAAGGCTGGCCCGAGCCGGTCCGCGACCGCATCGAGGTGAACACGACGGTCCCCATCGTGTCGCCCGAACGCGCGCACGAACTGGTCCGCGCGTCCGGTTGCCGCACGGCGAAGGTCAAAGTGGCGGACAAACGCGCGACGCTGGCCGAGGACTGCGCGCGCATCGAAGCGGTGCGCGACGCGCTGGGTCCGTCCGGCGCGGTCCGGGTCGACGCCAATACGGCGTGGGACGTCGACACCGCCGTGCACGCCCTGGCGGAACTGGACCGCGCGGCCGGTGGACTGGAGTACGCCGAACAGCCGTGTCCCACGATCGACGACCTGGCCGCTGTCCGACGCCGGGTGTCGGTGCGGATCGCGGCCGACGAGTCGATCCGCCGCGCGGAAGACCCGCTGAAGGTCGCCGTCGCCGGAGCTGCCGACATCGCCGTGCTCAAGGTCGCCCCGCTCGGCGGGGTGCGGCGGGCGCTGGAAGTCGCGGAGGCGTGCGGACTCCCGTGCGTGGTGTCGTCGGCGGTCGAGACGAGCGTCGGGCTGGCTGCCGGACTCGCCCTCGCCGGAGCCTTGCCGGAGCTGGATTTCGCGTGCGGCCTCGGCACGATGTCGTTGCTGCGCGGGGATGTCTGCACCGCCACACTGTCCCCTGTGGACGGTTACCTGCCAGTGCTTCGGCAAGCACCGGAACCCGACGACTACGCCGAATTCGCCGCGTCCCCCGAGGTGACCGCGGCTTGGCTGGACCGGTTCGAGCGGGTCCGGAAGATCAGCGGATAAGGGAGACTTCAGGGTCGCGGCCCGGGGCGATCCCGGATGTGCGGCGGGCTCCCGGCGCGGAGTATTGCTGGCATGACGAACAACATGCAGGCCGCACCGGCCAAGAAGATCTTCCGCAGCCGCTCCGACCGCATGCTCACCGGCGTGTGCGGCGGATGGGCCGACTACCTCAACGTCGACCCGTCGATGGTGCGCATCGCCGCGGTCGCCGGGGCCGTGCTCTCGGCCGGGCTGGTCCTCCCGGTCTACGCCGCCGCCGCGGTGCTGACTCCCGAAGACTGAGCCCGGGCGTGCTGCCCCGGAAACGGGCGAAGCCCGGCCCACCTCGAAGGTGAACCGGGCTTCGCCGGACAAGCAGCCGAACTCAGAAGTCCATGCCACCCATGCCGCCGGACGGGTCGGCCGGAGCGGCAGCAGCCTTCTCCGGCTTGTCCGCGACGACAGCCTCGGTGGTCAGGAACAGCGCCGCGATGGAAGCGGCGTTCTGCAGCGCGGAGCGGGTGACCTTCGTCGGGTCCGGCACGCCGGCCGCGAGCAGGTCCTCGTACTCGCCGGTGGCGGCGTTCAGGCCGTGGCCCTGCGGGAGGGACTTGACCTTCTCCGCCACGACGCCGCCCTCGAGACCGGCGTTGATCGCGATCTGCTTGAGCGGAGCCTCGACGGCGACCTTGACGATGTTCGCGCCAGTGGCCTCGTCACCGGTCAGCTTCAGGCCCGCGAAAGCGGCCTCGGCGGCCTGGATCAGGGCCACGCCACCGCCGGCGACGATGCCCTCTTCCACGGCGGCCTTGGCGTTGCGCACCGCGTCCTCGATGCGGTGCTTGCGCTCCTTCAGCTCGACCTCGGTCGCGGCGCCGGCCTTGATGACGGCCACGCCGCCGGCCAGCTTCGCGAGCCGCTCCTGCAGCTTCTCGCGGTCGTAGTCCGAGTCGGAGTTCTCGATCTCCGCGCGGATCTGGTTGACGCGACCCTGGATCTGGTCGGCGTCGCCCGCGCCCTCGACGATGGTGGTCTCGTCGCGGGTGATGACGGCCTTGCGGGCGCGGCCCAGCAGCGACAGGTCCGCGTTCTCCAGCTTGAGGCCGACGTCCTCGGAGATGACCTGGCCGCCGGTCAGGATCGCGATGTCCTGCAGGATCGCCTTGCGGCGGTCGCCGAAGCCCGGGGCCTTGACGGCGACGGACTTGAAGGTGCCGCGGATCTTGTTGACGACCAGGGTCGCCA
The nucleotide sequence above comes from Amycolatopsis sp. AA4. Encoded proteins:
- a CDS encoding PspC domain-containing protein; protein product: MTNNMQAAPAKKIFRSRSDRMLTGVCGGWADYLNVDPSMVRIAAVAGAVLSAGLVLPVYAAAAVLTPED
- a CDS encoding o-succinylbenzoate synthase translates to MQVYALPLHTRFRDITIREGLLLRGAAGWGEFCPFADYSDTESVPWLAAALEASEEGWPEPVRDRIEVNTTVPIVSPERAHELVRASGCRTAKVKVADKRATLAEDCARIEAVRDALGPSGAVRVDANTAWDVDTAVHALAELDRAAGGLEYAEQPCPTIDDLAAVRRRVSVRIAADESIRRAEDPLKVAVAGAADIAVLKVAPLGGVRRALEVAEACGLPCVVSSAVETSVGLAAGLALAGALPELDFACGLGTMSLLRGDVCTATLSPVDGYLPVLRQAPEPDDYAEFAASPEVTAAWLDRFERVRKISG
- a CDS encoding BTAD domain-containing putative transcriptional regulator, with translation MERVDGLDFRVLGPAEVLAGDQVVPLGGSRPLIVLAGLLLRANRLVSVDVLSHWLWGDDQRRSKGALQTYVLRLRRALGDGAAIRTERGGYLLEVDENAVDLGRFRQFAARGRSAAERGEHRRAAGYFEDALGQWRGSALQNVESDALHRDEVGQLAEERTRVREQWAETLLTVGEYETVVPELERLTREHPLRERPHEQLMYALLRSGRQAEALDVYRRISGLLAEELGLDPGAGLQRAHRLVLGGDEATRFRTPLEPHIPHQLPADLGAFAGRAADLKALRALLPEALDDGTSTPIASVEGMGGQGKTTLSVHFAHQIADRFTGGQVFLDLRGYGPGAPVSPIAALETMLIALGVPADRIPSGLDERAATWRTYTTGRRLLIVLDNANSTEQVRYLLPGPGCLVVVTSRWQLRGLVATHGARRIALSELDSEEAVELLASAIGVERVHEDPLAAGRFVEYCGGLPLAIRILAVRAAQFPRLPLDEFVAALPSDAGRLSTFDLGDGDETNIRTVFSYSYRVLCPSAARLLRLLALSVGPDLSLGMAVALNGWSEKDTRGALDTLVSAHLLTQPKPGRYQFHDLIRAYATELSEQEDTAADRAAASERLLDWCIASARNAALAMRPRQLMDEIGPIPAENAAEFSDFHQALAWFVEEHGNLLSVVQWAFRIGRYAQCWRLAWSLFTYFAGRARVDEWRHVFEIGLRAARKSGERHGEAAILNGLGVIEGVARNYVLAREYLEQALAVQLELGSLPGEARARYNLAMTAQDIEDFPEAYRHGLRSLEITRELGFTSVEANVLRALGDLCAMMGDYPQALSLADEALALVPPDDLPQGRFSLAARARALLGLGRHVEGIECLSEAVDMFFAMDEEYEAADVLSELGTAHLRYGRTAAARDCWLRAVRLLTRLDHPDADRVRAQLAGLVRG
- the groL gene encoding chaperonin GroEL (60 kDa chaperone family; promotes refolding of misfolded polypeptides especially under stressful conditions; forms two stacked rings of heptamers to form a barrel-shaped 14mer; ends can be capped by GroES; misfolded proteins enter the barrel where they are refolded when GroES binds), with the protein product MAKLIAFDEDARRGLERGLNTLAEAVKVTLGPRGRNVVLEKKWGAPTITNDGVSIAKEIELEDPWEKIGAELVKEVAKKTDDVAGDGTTTATVLAQALVREGLRNVAAGADPISLKRGIEAAVEAITEQLHKAAVQIETKEQIAATASISAADRTIGELIAEALDKVGKEGVVTVEESNTFGLELELTEGMRFDKGYVSGYFVTDPERQEAELEDPYVLLFGSKISNVKDVLPLLEKVIQSGKPLLIIAEDVEGEALATLVVNKIRGTFKSVAVKAPGFGDRRKAILQDIAILTGGQVISEDVGLKLENADLSLLGRARKAVITRDETTIVEGAGDADQIQGRVNQIRAEIENSDSDYDREKLQERLAKLAGGVAVIKAGAATEVELKERKHRIEDAVRNAKAAVEEGIVAGGGVALIQAAEAAFAGLKLTGDEATGANIVKVAVEAPLKQIAINAGLEGGVVAEKVKSLPQGHGLNAATGEYEDLLAAGVPDPTKVTRSALQNAASIAALFLTTEAVVADKPEKAAAAPADPSGGMGGMDF